From a region of the Salvelinus alpinus chromosome 2, SLU_Salpinus.1, whole genome shotgun sequence genome:
- the LOC139548262 gene encoding zinc finger protein 3-like, whose protein sequence is MLASPTMRSLSYSPPSKEDVVCWTEKEALGLNIVMKEEEGDITVKGEEEVFRMKKEEEEAITLKEEENGHFRVKEEEGIEVFRLKNEEEEAITLKEEEKEHFRVKEEEGIEVFRLKNEEEEAITLKEEEKEHFRVKEEEGIEVFRIKNEEEEAITLKEEKEHFRVKEEEGIEVFRIKNEEEEAITLKEEEKEQFRVKEEEGIEAVTVEEEVDAFRMKKEEEKDVTVKEEKEHFRVKEEEGIEAVTVEEEEVEAFRMKKEEEEDVTLIEEEEDVLRDEGEEEETEDLINTRERPDSHSDSGKSPSGGPEPVTPKPVRQHHCSQCEKRFSLSWDLKRHERTHTGERPFQCSQCRKSFTLLGNLREHKRIHSGEKPYNCSQCGMSFARLRSLKQHETIHTGEKPFQCSQCGKCLTRLRSLKEHERIHTGEKLFQCSQCGKRLTRLRSLKEHERIHTGEKPFQCYLCGKWFTQLGSLKEHETTHTQEKPYQCSLCGKSFINLRHLNKHAIIHTQEEKTYHCSQCGKTFSQSEDLKTHERIERLCSDLCF, encoded by the exons atgctagctagcccgaccatgaggtcactaagctactctcctcctTCTAAAGAAGACgtggtctgctggacggagaaagaagctctggggctgaacattgtcatgaaagaagaggagggggatattacagtaaaaggagaggaagaagttttcagaatgaaaaaggaggaagaggaggccataacattgaaagaagaagagaatggACATTTtagagtgaaagaggaagaggggatAGAAGTTTTCAGATTAAAaaatgaggaagaggaggccataacactgaaagaagaagagaaggaacattttagagtgaaagaggaagaggggatAGAAGTTTTCAGATTAAAaaatgaggaagaggaggccataacactgaaagaagaagagaaggaacattttagagtgaaagaggaagaggggatagaagttttcagaataaaaaatgaggaagaggaggccatAACACTGAAAGAAGAGAAGGAACATTTtagagtgaaagaggaagaggggatagaagttttcagaataaaaaatgaggaagaggaggccataacattgaaagaagaagagaaggaacagtttagagtgaaagaggaagaggggatAGAGGCTGTCACAGTAGAAGAAGAGGTAGATGCCTTCAGAATgaaaaaggaggaagagaaggatgttacagtgaaagaagagaaggaacattttagagtgaaagaggaagaggggatAGAGGCTGTCAcagtggaagaagaggaggtagaagctttcagaatgaaaaaggaggaagaggaggatgtaaCATTGatagaagaagaggaggatgttttgagagatgaaggagaggaagaggagactgaagatctgattaacacca gagagagaccagactctcATTCTGACAGCGGAAAGAGTCCTTCAGGGGGACCAGAACCAGTGACACCCAAACCAGTGAGACAACACCACTGCTCCCAATGTGAAAAGAGATTTTCCCTATCATGGGACCTAAAAcggcatgagaggacacacacaggagaaaggcctttccaatgttcccagtgtAGAAAGAGTTTTACTTTGTTAGGAAACCTGAGGGAGCATAAGAGAATACACTCTGGAGAGAAACCGTACAACTGTTCCCAGTGTGGGATGAGTTTCGCCAGGTTAAGGAGCCTAAAGCAGCATGAGACGATACACACAGGGgaaaagcctttccaatgttcccagtgtggaaagtgtctTACACGCTTAAGGAGCCTGAAGGAGCATGAGAGGATACACACAGGGGAAAAGCTtttccaatgttcccagtgtggaaagcgTCTTACACGCTTAAGGAGCCTGAAGGAGCATGAGAGGATACACACAGGGgaaaagcctttccaatgttATCTGTGTGGAAAGTGGTTTACCCAGTTAGGGAGCCTAAAAGAGcatgagacaacacacacacaagaaaagcCCTACCAATGCTCcctgtgtggaaagagttttatcaATTTAAGACATCTGAATAAGCATGCAATAATacatacacaggaggagaagacataccactgctctcagtgtggaaagacattttcccagtcagaggacctgaaaacacatgagagaatagagaggctgTGTTCCGACTTATGTTTTTGA
- the LOC139549258 gene encoding zinc finger protein 771-like, with protein sequence MSLLSYSLPAKEDVWWTEKGPPVKDEKEEEAVTVKKEVKGKAVTVKDEEDAFKLKEEAVSVKEREDTFRVKYVAVTVKEEESFRVKEEADTFRVKEEAVRVKEEEKEDEVTVTVKEEEDVFGLKGITVTLEEDEGEHKTGDLINTSKYRERPDSHSDRRKKSPSGESDPETPKPARQHHCSQCNTSFKWLWKLKEHERTHTGEKPFQCSQCGKSYTQLVSLKRHKGIHSGEKPYHCSQCGKSFTQLGNLNKHKRIHSGEKPYPCSHCGKNIRLSDNRKEHERTHTGEIPYHCSICRKGFTKLKNLKEHERKHTGEKPYQCSQCGKSFSNLGNLNKHKRIHSGEKPYHCSQCGKSFTQLGSLKRHEKTHRGR encoded by the exons atgagttTACTAAGCTACTCTCTTCCTGCTAAAGAAGACGTTTGGTGGACGGAGAAAGGACCTCCCGTGAAAgatgagaaggaagaggaggctgttaccgTTAAAAAAGAAGTTAAGGGCAAGGCTGTTACGGTGAAAGATGAGGAAGACGCATTCAAATTGAAAGAGGAGGCTGTTTCAGTGAAAGAAAGGGAAGACACGTTCAGAGTGAAATAtgtggctgttacagtgaaagaagaagaatctttcagagtgaaagaggaggcagacacgttcagagtgaaagaggaggctgttagagtgaaagaagaggagaaagaggacgaGGTTACTgtcacagtgaaagaagaggaagacgtttttggCCTGAAGGGGATAACTGTCACATTGGAGGAGGATGAAGGAGAACACAAGACtggagatctgattaacaccagtaaataca gagagagaccagactctcACTCTGACAGACGGAAGAAGAGTCCTTCAGGGGAATCAGACCCAGAGACGCCCAAACCAGCGAGAcaacaccactgctcccagtgtaatACGAGTTTTAAATGGTTATGGAAGCTTAAAGagcatgagagaacacacacaggagaaaagcccttccaatgctcccagtgtgggAAAAGTTATACCCAGTTAGTGAGCCTGAAAAGGCATAAAGGAATACactcaggagagaagccttaccactgctctcagtgtggaaagagttttacccagtTAGGGAACCTGAACAAACATAAGAGAATACactctggagagaagccttacccaTGTTCCCATTGTGGAAAGAACATTAGGTTGTCAGATAATCGGAAggagcatgagaggacacacacaggagagataccTTACCATTGCTCCATCTGTAGAAAGGGTTTTACCAAGTTAAAGAACCTAAAGGAGCATGAGAGgaaacacacaggagaaaagccttaccaatgctcccagtgtggaaagagtttttcgAATTTAGGGAACCTGAACAAACATAAGAGAATACactctggagagaagccttaccactgttcccagtgtggaaagagttttacccagtTAGGGAGCCTGAAAAGGCATGAGAAAACACACAGGGGAAGATAA